A region from the Microbacterium lacus genome encodes:
- a CDS encoding ABC transporter ATP-binding protein encodes MTAVIEVQNLTKRYRDITAVDDVSFAIEQDTIYGLLGRNGAGKTTVMSMLTAQNFATSGDIRIFGEHPYENARVLERMCFVRESQRYPDDARPVHAFRSARLFFPRWDEQLAQRLIADFQLPTNRRIKKLSRGQLSAVGVIIGLASRAEITFFDEPYLGLDAVARQIFYDRLLEDYSLHPRTIILSSHLIDEVSNLIERVLVIDAGRIIMDEATDAVRDRASTIVGDGAEVDAFVAGREVLHRESLGRVASVTVLGALSAADRVRLADLGLDVAPVSLQQLIVRLTQHAAEQAAPTPEVAR; translated from the coding sequence ATGACCGCTGTCATCGAGGTGCAGAACCTCACGAAGCGCTACCGCGACATCACCGCCGTCGATGACGTGTCGTTCGCGATCGAGCAGGACACGATCTACGGCCTGCTCGGCCGCAACGGCGCCGGCAAGACGACCGTGATGTCGATGCTCACCGCCCAGAACTTCGCCACGAGCGGTGACATCCGCATCTTCGGCGAGCACCCGTACGAGAACGCGCGGGTCCTCGAGCGCATGTGCTTCGTGCGCGAGAGCCAGCGCTACCCGGACGACGCGAGGCCCGTGCACGCGTTCCGGTCGGCGCGGCTGTTCTTCCCCCGGTGGGACGAACAGCTCGCCCAGCGCCTGATCGCCGACTTCCAGCTGCCGACGAATCGCCGCATCAAGAAGCTCTCACGCGGGCAGCTGTCGGCGGTCGGCGTGATCATCGGTCTCGCCTCGCGCGCCGAGATCACGTTCTTCGATGAGCCCTACCTCGGCCTGGACGCCGTGGCCCGGCAGATCTTCTACGACCGGCTGCTCGAGGACTACTCCCTGCACCCGCGGACGATCATCCTGTCCTCGCACCTGATCGACGAGGTGTCCAACCTGATCGAGCGCGTGCTCGTGATCGATGCCGGTCGCATCATCATGGACGAGGCGACGGATGCCGTCCGCGACCGCGCCTCCACGATCGTCGGTGACGGCGCCGAGGTCGACGCCTTCGTGGCCGGACGAGAGGTCCTGCATCGCGAGAGCCTCGGCCGCGTGGCCTCGGTCACCGTGCTCGGAGCGCTGAGCGCGGCGGACCGGGTCCGACTCGCCGACCTCGGCCTCGATGTCGCGCCCGTCTCACTGCAGCAGCTGATCGTCCGTCTCACCCAGCACGCCGCCGAACAGGCGGCACCGACCCCGGAGGTGGCCCGATGA
- a CDS encoding GntR family transcriptional regulator, whose protein sequence is MIEEGKALFLQIAESVEDSIIDGSLAEEAQAPSTNELAAFFRINPATAAKGVAMLVDKGVLYKRRGIGMFVAPGARELLMTERRAVFADRFVAPLLAEADKLGLGPDELTRLILDRADAQGAASPQEGAAR, encoded by the coding sequence GTGATCGAAGAAGGCAAAGCGCTGTTCCTCCAGATCGCCGAGAGCGTCGAGGACTCGATCATCGACGGTTCGCTCGCCGAAGAGGCGCAGGCCCCGTCCACGAACGAACTCGCCGCGTTCTTCCGCATCAACCCCGCCACGGCCGCGAAAGGAGTCGCCATGCTCGTCGACAAAGGAGTGCTCTACAAGCGTCGCGGGATCGGCATGTTCGTCGCGCCGGGCGCACGCGAACTGCTGATGACCGAGCGGCGCGCCGTCTTCGCCGACCGCTTCGTCGCGCCCCTGCTCGCCGAAGCCGACAAGCTCGGGCTCGGTCCCGACGAGCTCACGCGTCTGATCCTCGACCGCGCCGACGCCCAGGGCGCGGCATCCCCTCAGGAAGGAGCGGCCCGATGA
- a CDS encoding universal stress protein, with protein sequence MHVIVATDGSRASLDGARQFIGFADADAVTEVTVVAVVSPYAAAPFANEIGPTRTPLMTSLSFADDARVAAETVAAEFSAWGPRVHTQVRSGSPAQEIIRAAEETDAALIVLAAGSRGLSRTILLGSTASRVQHSAPCAVLVCR encoded by the coding sequence GTGCACGTCATCGTCGCCACCGACGGCTCGCGGGCATCGCTCGACGGGGCGCGCCAGTTCATCGGCTTCGCGGACGCGGATGCCGTCACCGAAGTGACCGTCGTGGCCGTGGTCAGCCCGTACGCCGCCGCCCCGTTCGCGAATGAGATCGGCCCGACCCGGACACCGCTCATGACCTCGCTGAGCTTCGCCGACGACGCACGCGTCGCCGCGGAGACCGTGGCCGCGGAATTCAGCGCGTGGGGACCCCGCGTGCACACCCAGGTGCGCAGCGGCTCGCCGGCGCAGGAGATCATCCGGGCGGCGGAGGAGACCGACGCCGCACTCATCGTGCTCGCGGCGGGCAGCCGCGGGCTCAGTCGCACGATCCTGCTCGGCAGCACCGCCTCGCGCGTCCAGCACTCGGCGCCGTGCGCCGTGCTGGTCTGCCGCTGA
- a CDS encoding APC family permease codes for MATSAEASVSAPSPLKRSITVKQLYFYVVGDVLGSGIYVLVGLVAAAVGGAFWMAFLVGVAIAAVTGLAYAELVTKYPQAAGASLYVNKAFRSPALTFFVTICMLSANMAAVGSLASGFVRYFAGLIGLPEDAIWAATAIALAFVAVITLINLIGITESVVANVVMTFIELTGLVIVIIIGAIALFEGVGDPAVLLQFNVDGGGGSAILAVLAGVSLAFFAMTGFENAANVAEETIDPSRAFPRALIGGMLTAGIVYVLVSIAAALAVPISTLAGNTLLEVIRADLFFIPASVMLVVFGIIAMIAISNTTLVTVVAQARILYGMAREDVVPAVFAKVHPVRRSPYVALLFGGAVVGALLVVGAIIRSGQGGLAPEDQLDIVDRLATITVVFLLFIYALVIVSCLKLRGKDERPDTYRANTPLLIAGIIGNLAVLTYTLIDDPEALFWVAGLLAVGLVLYICERLFGKKRLRPPGVERGDPSATLEKDA; via the coding sequence ATGGCTACGTCCGCCGAAGCATCCGTGTCCGCACCGAGTCCGCTCAAGCGGTCGATCACGGTCAAGCAGCTCTACTTCTACGTCGTGGGCGACGTCCTCGGCTCCGGCATCTACGTCCTCGTCGGCCTCGTCGCGGCGGCGGTGGGCGGGGCGTTCTGGATGGCATTCCTGGTGGGCGTCGCGATCGCCGCGGTCACCGGCCTCGCCTACGCCGAGCTCGTCACGAAGTATCCGCAGGCCGCTGGCGCGTCGCTGTACGTGAACAAGGCCTTCCGCAGCCCCGCGCTGACCTTCTTCGTGACGATCTGCATGCTCTCCGCCAACATGGCCGCCGTCGGCTCACTCGCCTCAGGGTTCGTCCGCTACTTCGCGGGTCTGATCGGCCTGCCCGAGGACGCGATCTGGGCGGCGACCGCCATCGCCCTCGCGTTCGTGGCGGTCATCACCCTCATCAACCTCATCGGCATCACCGAATCGGTCGTCGCGAACGTCGTGATGACCTTCATCGAGCTCACGGGCCTCGTGATCGTGATCATCATCGGTGCGATCGCGCTCTTCGAGGGCGTGGGCGATCCGGCCGTGCTGCTGCAGTTCAACGTCGACGGCGGTGGCGGCTCGGCGATCCTCGCGGTCCTCGCCGGTGTCTCGCTCGCGTTCTTCGCGATGACAGGATTCGAGAACGCCGCGAACGTCGCCGAGGAGACGATCGACCCGTCGCGCGCGTTCCCGCGGGCCCTGATCGGCGGGATGCTGACCGCCGGCATCGTGTACGTGCTGGTCTCGATCGCCGCGGCCCTCGCCGTTCCGATCTCGACCCTCGCCGGGAACACCCTGCTCGAAGTGATCCGTGCAGACCTCTTCTTCATCCCGGCATCCGTCATGCTCGTCGTCTTCGGGATCATCGCGATGATCGCGATCAGCAACACCACGCTCGTCACCGTCGTGGCCCAGGCCCGCATCCTGTACGGCATGGCCCGCGAGGACGTGGTGCCGGCCGTGTTCGCCAAAGTGCATCCGGTCCGGCGCAGCCCCTACGTCGCCCTGCTGTTCGGCGGCGCGGTGGTGGGTGCGCTCCTCGTGGTCGGCGCGATCATCCGCAGCGGCCAGGGCGGGCTCGCGCCGGAGGACCAGCTCGACATCGTCGATCGCCTCGCGACGATTACCGTCGTCTTCCTGCTGTTCATCTACGCGCTCGTGATCGTGTCGTGCCTGAAGCTGCGCGGCAAGGACGAGCGACCGGACACGTATCGGGCGAACACGCCCCTGTTGATCGCCGGCATCATCGGCAATCTCGCGGTGCTCACGTACACGCTGATCGACGACCCCGAGGCGCTGTTCTGGGTGGCCGGGCTTCTCGCCGTCGGACTCGTCCTGTACATCTGCGAGCGCCTGTTCGGCAAGAAGCGGCTCCGACCGCCGGGAGTCGAGCGCGGCGACCCGTCGGCGACGCTCGAGAAGGACGCCTGA
- a CDS encoding YciI family protein, whose product MSQYAILIYEDPAFYETMTPEGWGAVVEAHDAFTKGVVEHGGSITGGGALKPVSQALKITAGEVSDGPFVESKESFLGYYTVEARDLDHAIELAALAPAAGGGVELRPMHDPSAGQL is encoded by the coding sequence ATGTCCCAGTACGCGATCCTCATCTACGAAGACCCGGCTTTCTACGAGACCATGACGCCCGAGGGATGGGGCGCCGTCGTCGAAGCGCACGATGCGTTCACAAAGGGCGTCGTCGAGCACGGTGGGTCGATCACGGGTGGTGGGGCGCTCAAGCCCGTGTCGCAGGCACTCAAGATCACCGCCGGCGAGGTGTCGGACGGCCCGTTCGTGGAGTCCAAAGAGTCGTTCCTCGGCTACTACACCGTGGAGGCGCGCGACCTCGATCACGCGATCGAGCTCGCCGCGTTGGCCCCGGCGGCCGGCGGCGGTGTCGAGCTTCGCCCGATGCACGACCCGTCTGCGGGCCAGCTCTGA